ATTTGAATGTACCTCTACATTAATGGTTTCTGTTCTATTTCTTTTGAAAATGAGAGAAGAATGTGCACACCCATGTGTGTGAATTGAATTACTTGATCCACAAATACACAAGAGCAGCTTGTTGAAGTTATCTCTCTCATTAACTTATTTGATTTTATAAACAAGCTAAACATGTATGGTTGGTAATCATAAAATGTTTTTTTTAATGTATTAGATAGTGTGTTAGGTTACGGATTGGATGAACAAAGTTAATTCCGTGTAATTTACGGGTCATGATTTCGAGCCGTAAAATCATAGCATCAAAATAGGCTGCCTACACCATACAACCTATCATACAACCTAAGAGTACGGTCCTTTCCGAAACCCTTCGTGAATACGAAATGTTTCATGACATTTTTTCTTAATTATGTTTCTGGTCTCTGGTTTATAATGtttcaaagaaaaaagaaacagcTTCGAATCCAAATTATGCTATACATCATAATATCTGTTtcaattaaaatatcaaaattCTTATgtggtcattttattttacttttcccATTTATGCTACATTGTATTCATCTTATGTTATGTGCAAAAGGAAATTCAAAATTAAGATCTTGACGATCACTGGTCAAGGTCCAGAACGACCCAAGGTTTGGACCAAGACTGGACTAGTCCCTCAAATGAAAGCTGGACGGCCCGTTTCGTAAAGCCCATTTCattttcacttccttctttgtATTATaactgaaaataaaatttatgaacaaatAAGGACCCatttggtcatagattttgccaatttattttggcaaatacatgtttgttcataaattttatccatattttggcaaattcccaaatcccaaaaccagctttGGACCAAAATATTACAAttacatttttaaaaaattactccaaacttttgtattttataatagagtccaccatttattattttgtaacaatgctgctttgtcttctcggtcatctgatagtgtattatgtagttcattataaaaatgataattataccaaatttatttatgtataGAACTATGGTTTGTGACAATGATTATGAATGTTATTGATGAATGtactattgggtatttgtgatagtttttagaacttgtgggtataagtcatgtttcatgttttttcaaaaaaaagtgaaatatgttttgaaaactgatatCCAAaatacattttcatcttcaaaccaaacttcaccaaaatcagatttttcaaaaaaaaattgggaatctatggccaaacgctagctaagtaAAATGAATGGACCacataaaaaagaaaaacaaataaaacaGAAAATATAATCATTTCATATTAAATCCAACTGCATTTAATTTAGAGAAATCTAATATGGCGGAACTCAataactggggggggggggggggggggataagaTAAAATTAGTTCCAAGAAGAGCATTCATTCTACAGCAGGTGATAGTAGTTCCTCAATAGAAATGGAAGAATAAATGAATAAATTACATGAAATGACACCTATGTTTTCCTTTGCAGTTGACAAACAAGAATCAATCTTCGCCCTCTTTAGGGGTAACAAGTGCTAAAAAATGTTCCTTGATAGGTACAAAAGATCACATACAATACACAAGAAAAAATCTCTCATCATCTCAATCTCGGAGGCTTTGCATCGATTAGGACCCGTCTCCCACGCCCAGAAACACGAAGAAAGAACGATCACAAACTGTGTAAGCAAGTTATTTACAACATTAAGCTCTTTCTAAACCTGATTTTATCGTATGCCTATTTCCGGTTTAGTACTTGATAACATGATGACGCAGCCAGAGTTCATACATGACCATATGAAAGGCATCATGTCTTATAGGAGGTGAATTCCACTGGAAATGCTTCTGGACCTGATAAGGAGAAGATTAATCGTTAGAAAGTTACTATAATTTGCATTTTTTCACATTCACTAATACATTATTCAAGCAATGACATGAGAAAGCTTTTCCATTTCAGGCATAAatacacttccaatcaagagtgggttgctctagtggtgagcaccctccacttccaaccaagaggttatgagttcgagtcaccccaagagcaaggtggggagttcttggagggagggagccgagggtctatcgaaaacagcctctctaccctagggtaggggtaggggtaaggccagCGTAccaactaccctccccagaccccactaatgggattatactgggttgttgttgttgttgttgcataaaTACACTTGGGCTATTCCAGACCAAGTTTTAATGATGCTACTCACCTTTACTAAATTGTTGTGCAAAGTCACAAATTCTTCTTGTGTGATGTTCTTGAGTATTTGCTTTAGTTCATATACATCCTTCTCCCTCAGTATGACCGCAAATTTATTCCAATCGAGAATGTCATTGAATGGCAAGTCATAGTAATCAGAGAGTATCACTGCAGTATGACCCAAAGGTGTGGAGATTTAGGCAGCAATTTAGTGAAAGTAAAACAATCAGAATAAATCTACCAATTAAACTAACTTGGTGGCCAAATTACTTCCGCACAACCTTCCCTCACCCATCACCTCTGGGACACCACCTATAAGGGATCCCTTATCTTTTGTCTTTTCTTAAGAGAAAGAAGACTTGACTAAGACGTGACTGAACTGTTTTGGTGATCTCGGTAACAAAATTGCACTTGCAATATTTCATTTTCGTAGTAAAAAGAAGTAAAACATCACCTCTTAACAttgagctcatttcattcatttttttCCTTTGTAATTTCACTTGTTTCGACATGACAGTTTTGCTCAATTTACATAAGTTCCTTCCAAGTCATAGTGATACATAAAGTAGTGAACAACAAGTTGGAGAAAGGGAAAACAGATAAGGAATGACAGAAAAGGGGTAGAGGGGGGCAGATAATTTGTCCATAAACTTTGGAGAAAGGGAATACAGCTTAGGAATGACAGAAAACGGGTAGAGGGGGCAGATAACTTTTTGAGGAGGAGGGGGCAGATAATTTGTCAATAAACTAACTTAAATAATGAAGTGGACTGAAAGTAAAACAATTTTGAGTGCAAAAAAAAACAATTCATTTTACTATATTCTGTTTCTATGTAGCATGGCACCTGTAGACAACCGAAAATATAATCATAGAGAAAAAGGTAGCTCATCAAACAGTTGACCTTCCTCCTACTTATAACTTAAATAAAAAGCAATAGCAACCGCAGGATGTGTAAGCAGTTACTGACCAATTCAGAACCAAGCAAGACTCAGTTGTTCCATGCAAAACAGAATTTGTAAATGATGATCAAAGACTTGGTTTCACTCAATATCCTATATGCGTTTCTTATCCTATTTTAAGGCTAATCATGATTTCAGGTCTAATTACCACATGAACCAAGAAGCTACAAAAAGGTAGTCATTCTAAGAAGAAATTCCACCATAGCTCAACTTGGTGTTGTGGCAAGTCCTTACCAGGAACACATCCATAATGTATTGAGTCTGCTATACGAGCACTATTAACCTGTGAACCACCAGGACATATGCAGAACTTTGTCCTGTAAAATCTCTTTTGATAAACAAGAGGTCCTGTAGCCCTGTTTATCCTGTTGTTAGAAATATCAAGTTCTGTGTCATTTTCCCATTGACGTGCCAGGATAACCCTGATTTTAGAGTTCCTATGACCTGCCCAGAAACCCAAAGTTGTCCTGTAAAGTAGGATTACTGTTAGTGGCATGCAATCCTTAATTGTATAACTTTGGACAAGCTACACAAATATATAGTGAAAGATGACAATTCATAAGTGACAAGCAAGACAAAAGTTAATGAATGcaaataccaaatccatcaatacAGAAAATAGTTCACGGGAAAGACCTATGGTGGTTGtgggtgtgtgtgtgtttgggggGGGGGATGAATATGTTCCTTCTAAAGCCTCTACCTCAAGGAATAAGATTGGTTGGAGTGCGTTTTTTCAAATATGATGCTCCAAACTGTATTAAATTTAGGGAATGAGTTGTTGAGAGCAGAAGACCAATATGCAATAGGAGGATAAGACAACCACATATAGACTGACCGCTTTTCTGTTAGAACACTTTGAAAAATCCTCTCAAAGCACATTGGACTGACATTTGTCCTTCAATGTATCTATCAGTACTTGCATGGAAAGTAAGCACAGATGAAGCACCTACCTCTTATTGGGAGGTCCGTGGATTTGTACAACATCACACGTCTGAAGATTTATCAGTAAAAGCTTGATAACATATAAGGGCACCAGATTTTTTCCCATAGAACTGATTACTGAGGGACTTATCTGGTTAAAAGGCTAAGGTTGTATTGGGACCCTAAGAACAAGATAGAACTACATGATCAATCTAAGACAAATGGCCACAAAAGTTCTCAAAGATAGGCACACACAAAAAGGAAAGTTGACATAAAAGATAGTAATAAAGAAGAAGGCATATACAAAGCGAAGCCAAAGATATGATAGATGCAAGTATGCAACCATGTGAAGCATAATTACAAGATAATGTACACAAGATGCAGTTGACAATTACTGCAACAATTATTCGAAACAGAATTGCTTGAATTAAAACTTTGAGGAAAGGTAAAGAGCATGTGGTTCTTCAAGGAAGCAAAAGTTAGTAAAAGCAAATATCGCCCCccacccccccaccccccccaaaaaaaaaaaagaaatcaagAATTTTTGAATACCATCTCCTCGGAAAGGACTGAAACGTCCATTATACTATGGAAAGTACTGAAAATGTGGAATTATAGGCTAAACTATGTGGACTATAACAACAAGatactaaaaataattcaaaggtAAAGACAAAAACTTTCCTTTTTAAACATTGCACTGGGACAAGTAAAAGGAAAAGAATGGGTATTCAGCTTGGAGAAAATGGCTATGTATAGTCATtctttcatcttttaatttttcCATTGTTAATAGCGTAATTCAAATGTTATGGGGAAAAAATATTAAGCATGGATGGCAGTAACACTAGGGACCAGCTTGAGAGGAAGAGTATGCAAAAAGCTACTCCATAAAAGAACTGTAGCCTCTACCATATAAACTGTCACTACACTGGTGCAGCGAATTTGTTTCCTCCATCCTTGGCTAAGTGAAAACGTAGGCTTCCACTATTCACATTGAAATTACCACGTTGATGTGTCAACAAAACAAAGAAACAACTCAAGATTAAGAAATACAGAATGAAATTTTTATATAAAGTGAATGGTCAGGTCTTTAGCACATTTTTATCCAAACACGACTACCTGTTCTCGATGTCATTTCCTCCAGCTGGAAGGGCAAATGGCTGCAGGACTTGCGGAAGAGCAACATCTTTGTGTGGAATATATCCAACATCATAGCTAGGGGAGCACACAACTCGAATTGCATTCTTTACAAGTAAGGGATGTCCTTCAGTTGCCCTGACACCAACATCATGACAGGTAACAAAGAAGTGATCTGCACCCATGGTTCTATTCCAATAGGGGTATTTGGCTATCAAACTATCAACATAGTTCTGGACAATTATGGTCATGTTCTCGTATGATGTGCCCTGCATTTCACCAAGCAATAATCTTCTAATACAATACATCAAGAGTCCCAGAAGTCAGGTATATTGGATCCACCAATCTTAAATAGTAtaggtatttcaatttttttgTTACAAAAGCTAGGATCAAAGATACACACTTAGATTATGAGCTAAAAGTATACATCCCAAAAGCAGAGTTTAGCTTGCTGTACTTTGTAAAGTTTCCCAATTGGTGATTAATGAAAATAGttagttaccaaaaaaaaaaaaaaaaggtatacATCCCCGAAAAAGTATGAGACTTTTCAATGTTAGCACATAATGATAATCTTTATAAACCAAGAACCATAATACTACTAAGAGTATAAGAAGCACAGTATGAGACTTTTTCAATATTGGCGCAGAGTGATAATCTTTATAAACCACGAGCTTGTACACTACTAAAGTACAACAAGTAGCATGTTACGTGGATATACAAACAATAGAAAAGAGAAAAACCTGTCCACATTAAGTGCAAAGGGAGAAGTGACATTACTCCGCACACCACAACTTCTAGTTTCCTTATAAAATAGAAAACTCTGTTCTCAGCATTTCTTGCTGCATTCCAGCTAACAGATAACAGATAATACTATGTTTTAACTCTCTCTCTTTTGGAGCAGGTATATGTTTAACTCTAATCTTATGATACGCCAACTCAAATATGGACATCTAATTAAGGACTGAGGGAGTAATAAACTTCTATTATTTccaatttgagttcattcatatTTCATATGACATGCATTAGTTATCCAATAATCTTCTGGCATGGATTGGCGTTCCCCACAAAGCTATCAATAGCATCTCCATGCCACAAAACCTTATCATCAGCATCTCCatggaagaaaagaaaaagagttcTTTTCAAATAATTCTGATTGCCTCATCACTATGCTGGAAAAACTAGTACATTTAGCTACCATACCCCACATTAATAGATGCTGCAATTCAGCTGCTGATCCCTAAGAAGAAGATTTGCACTATAGCCAACAATAACATCCGAAATCACAATACTTCTCATTCCTGCACTCTCTCTAGCGTACTATCCAACTGAATTAAACAAAATTTAATATCATGTCCTTCACTCCCTGTTGACCGATCTGTCAGTCCTGCTTACCATCCTTAGCTAAGAGAAGAGCAAATACTTTTCAACCTTGTTAAGCCAATTGACTCTTAAGAATAAACTTAACCACCTGATCCCACAGTATAAGGTATTTATAGCCACTCTCCATTCAAAATTTTCAGCATATTAAGTAAATCAGGCATTAAACTGAACTATGTACTATAACTCTACTTCCAAAACCTAAGTATATTGATACCTTCTCAAAAAAAATCTAAGTATATTGAAGAACATCTCACATCCAATCAAAATTCAGTTCATAAACATAAAAAGATGAGGCTTTGCATATTTTAGAACATTCCATACCTTTCCTCTCATCTTATGACAAGAGATCGGAATGAAGAACAAGTGAGCCTGATCTGGATCGTCCGTAACAAACTTACTCTCTCGAATATTCTGGAAGAAATATCCCTCACTAGAATACTTCCCCGTTAGCTTCCTCGGCGTTTGATAAAACGTCTTCGGATCTCCATCTCTATATATATACACCTTAAATTTCCTCTCCATTTCCTCATAATTCAATCTAAACACTTCCGGAGAATTATACACATCCGGTACCACCTCCTCATCCGCTTTAAGAACCTTAAatcgaaaataaaaataaaaagcatCAGTATGTTCTCGAGGATTCTAAAAAATTCTAGAAGGAAAGTTTAGCTGTACCTGAGATGATTGAACGAGGAGAGAGGAAGAGAGAGTTTGAGGAGGAGAATTGGGGGAGTGGAAGGATTTGAGTGAGAGATATGTGAAGGAGAGTAGCGTTAGAATGGCGAGAGAGAGGAGGGAGCTTTGGAGACTACAGTAACTGGATGCCTGTGGCTGTGGAGGTTTCGCCGCCCACATTGCCGACGGAGATGGCGGATTCCGGTGGAAATTTCCTGGGGGTGGGCGGTGGGGATGGGGGTGGGGTATGGATTTTGGGTTCGAAAGTGTTGTGTTAACTGGATTTGGGCTTTCCGTTGATTTGAAGCCTAAATACACATAAGTATTTCTACTTTTAGAATACTTAGTTTAAAACGATATtttaaaaatagttaaataaGGGTACATTAGAATACAAAACGTAGATAAATATAAAATTTCTTATTCATAACTCTTTTATGATATTGCCAAGATTCGCCAGTTAAGGGGCACCACTATATTCAATATAAATCTATCTGCTCATAAAGATCGGTACGGGAGGGTCTTTGTTAATATCTGACTATTTTTTGAATAAATTAGCATATATATATGAAGTTTTTTGCCGAAATTTCAGGGTGCCGATGACCCCTCTGCCAACCAAATCCAATTAGGAAGTTTCAGTCTTTGTTAGGATAGTATACTTCCCAAATCCAACTAAAACTTTTAATCGGTATCATATTTGTTCAATTAGATTATAGCAAGAAGCCGTAGAGAATAAACCATTGCTATTAGGTTCCCAAATCAAATAATCATGGCCTTTGTCTATTGGTAAATTAATAAAGAAAATTTTTCCAACTATATTTTCTAGCAAAATCAACGAGATATTATTCAGGACCCAATTATTATGGTTAATAAGGTCCTTGATAGTTAGGAAAGAGTTTTTTTTGTTAGGGGACCTTCAATAATATTTCTTAGGCAGGGACTATTAGGGATCCATCTTGTATCCCAGATGCATAGGGAGGAGTTATGTCCAATGTACCACAATGATCCTTTATTGCAATAATGTCAACCCTTGAGAATACTTTTTTAACAAAAAGATTCACGCTTTCTGAAAGAAAAGATGTAAGATTGCATGAGAACTTTTGCCCAGGGGGCGTGAGGAAAATTTAGAAGTCTCCATGCTAAGCTTGTAAGGAGAGCTAAATTTTTTGATTTGGCTTTCCTAAAACCAAGGCCACCTTTATTTTTGTCAAGGGTAATTGTGTCCCAGCTTAGAAGATGAAATTTTCTTTTAGAATCATTTGATCCCCAGATAAAGTCTCTTTGGATTTTATCAATGATTTTATGAATCTTGTCTGGTAGAAGGGTATATTGCATAACATAATTAGGAATGCTAGCAAGATAAGAAGATGAAAGAGTAATTCAACCTGCCATGTTTAAACAATTAATCTTTCAATCGGCAAGGCAATTACGCATATTGTCAAGAAGAAAGAGGAAGTCTTTGGATTTTGGGGAGGAGTCAAGGATAGGAAAACCAAGGTACTTCCAAAATGATTAACTACTTTTCATCCCAAACAAATTGGCGATGGCAGTTCTAATGTCTTTGGAGCAATTATTTGAAAAGATAATTTTTGACTTAGCCATATTAATGCTTTGACCGGAGAGATTGCAAAACATGTCAAGGCCAGATTTAATAGTAGTACATGATTTTTGATTAATATGACTCATAAAGTTTAGGTCGTCCGCAAAAAAAAAATGGGAGAGGGGAAGGCCATTAGAGCTAATAGTTACAGGATCCCACCTTTTGATATCCACTTGGAAGTTGATGTATCTCGATGGCATTTCCATGCAAAGGATAAAAATATAAGGAGACATAGGGTCACCTTGTCTAATTCCTCTACTGGGATAGAAGAAATCACTTCTTGCACCATTTACAAGAACAGCCATGCTAGACGAAGTGATACAAGACATAATTAAAATTGAAAAGTTGGAAGGCATTTTAAAGTAGTTTAGGATTCTAAAGATGAAAAAccattccaatttatcaaaagcTTTTTCAAGATCTATTTTTAGGACCATTCTATCTTTTTTACTAGGGCTATTTTAAAAGTTGTGAATGATTTCTTGAATTAGAATCGCATTGTCACTAGCTCTTCTATTTTATAGAAAACTAGATTAGAAGGGGCTTATGATCTTGTTTAGAAAGGGCTTTAGTCTATTTGCAATAATCTTTGTGATGATTTGTAAATGGTGTTGCAAAGGTCTATTGGCCGGAAGTTCTTAAGATTATTAGCATTATAGAATTTGGGAATGAGACATAAGTAGGTATTATTAATATTAACAGGAATTTGGTGGGAACTGAAGACTTTATGGCAAAAAGAAATAACACTAGGCCCGACAATTTTTCAGTATTTTTGGTAAAAGAACGGGCATAAACCATCTAGTCCAGGCGCTTTGTATGGTTTAAAGGAAAAAAATGCATTGGTGATTTCACTATTTGAAAAAGGTTTGTCCAGAGGGGAGAGGTATAGAGTTAAAGCTAACTAAACTACTTATGGCATCAATTTTATTAGTAAGGCAGTGGGAGGTTGTGAAGGAATTTTCAAAGTAACTTTGGGCATGAGCAAGGATATCTCTTTGGTTATCAATCCAGTTCCCATGGTCATCTTTAAAGAAACTAATgtgatttcttcttcttcttcttcttcttcttcttctattagAAGCAGTTATATGAAAAAATCTTGTGTTAGCGTCACCATCATTAAGCCAAGAAATTCGTGATCTAAGTCTctgatctcgtccaagttcacacctcaattcgaggttatgaaaacggtcgatgcaataataataacCAATAAGAGTCGGAGTCGAAATACACATAGAGCTATATGtatgggagttagtagtatatatcgtagcgtgtgagtttgtatatctaaatttgtaCTTCCGCAAAATTGGGATATTTTAAAGTCTAATATAAACTACGATTGGATTTAAGAAATAgaactagaaaattatttttgttgtttttcaaatattgtaAAAAggtctagggctatgaccttcaccgaGGTGTTTGCTTAATGggatataaactttaaaacttgttTTATTAGTCggagtgtattatagctatcaacactcaattactcactcaatacctctcggtcagagagtgagtTTGCCCAATTTGaccttctcaagtccaaatgggtattgaacaaaatgattgataaaagctcaagtcgcgCTGTTACTATCTCTAGgctcaaccctttaattgggattatcaatctctcgattgacccaatttcttattagctaagtttttctagactaagtctctctttctcaagtagagaccaagtcaaataggcatgaactgatgtttgcaatcattaattctataattaaaagcaagaacaaggctaaataataaacactcaaccataaataagtaataaattaaacacccattaaatttacacactagggttgggtcacaaccgtagtgaaaatctagctactcatgcttgaaatggaagaaatataaaaagaaatgataattaaactcatattgctaattaaaatgataaaatctatgttcaaatagctcaaaatatgaaaaactactaaaaagagtaaaaggaaacGAATACTGTAGCATTTGATGTCAAAcgttgacctaaaaatgtgaaacttaTCTATTTATACATGGCTGAAAATTtcgaacaaaaatgccctttcggaggttctgcggccgcacaattccatgtgcggtccgcacttttcttcagcttgacaggaTTGGAAAACCGTATCAGCATAATTCTGAACCGCGGCCGCAATGAGctccttctgcggtccgcataattgtaACTGCGACCGCACCCTgctcttctgtggtccgcacaattgtatctgcggccgcatagttcttcttctgcggccgcacaattgttgtgtggtccgcacttctggGAGACTTGAAATGCATCTTCTCTGAACATTGCTTCTAGCTCAgcttttgtggccgcacaattcatgtgcgaaCCGCACTTTTCACCAATCTCTGATGGAAATTCCCTCATAACCTACgaccgcagatgatattctgcggtccgcacaattgagCTTTTATGccttttttgtccttgagttcagattaatccttcttgagttgaatttcatctcgggagttcatctttcaatattcctgcaattaagcacatttcatcagttttcgggaaggcaattaaacgcttttggactaaaacgaaagctaaaaggcacaaataagtagtcaaaatcccttcTTATCAGTCTCCAGTAGTCCTCCTCTAGTTTTAGGATATTATTGAATTCTTCTTTAAGGGAGAATTCGAGATTTTGGAGAAAGGAGCTAGAAACATAGTTATGAGAATTTTGAATGCCCTTGAGACGAGCCAAAATTCTCTTCTTTTTCCTAAAAATGTTAGTGTtaggccaaaatgctatacttttagcacattactcgccctatattttgttggtttagtgaGTTATTGTGCGATAATTGTGCTAAATTGTGTTGTTTTATATGTAATAACATCGGAATGAATCATcgaatgaaagttgcacaaaacatggacaaaaaatacaaaaaaagagcCAAAAGCATAAAGTACCCAAaccgctacagaccaggctttgcgaggtctatagccaggtttaccgtgctatagaccaggcttcgcgaggtctatagccaggtcgacCGCACTACAAACCAAgattcgcgaggtctatagcttggtcgaccgcgctatagaccaggcttcgcgaggtctatagccaggttgaccgcgctacaaatcaggcttcgcgaggtctatagtaAGGTAATTAAAAGTCACGGGTTAAAAGACTCAAACCCGAATTTGGATCGGGGGATTGACATAAATACTCCCCAAATGAGTTATAGGGTTGGACacgattttggagaagaaaaaggcTGCCAAGCACAAGAGGGGTCGTTTTAGGGAAGATTCAACCAAAGTGGGCGTTTTGCGAGATGGGATTTCGATCTAAGGAGACAAGAACACACCAGGAGTAAGGCAGAGATTTCTTctatgagtttttcacttccttcttcctattttcattattggttatgaattctagtattgtagttttgcatactattatgaatagcatttgttatctagagttttgatagaaccttttgtaggataaattcttgttatgtgtttatataattgagtcgttggatttctctacttgttcaaccacgtgtttattgttgttgattgaatggccatcaattaactgtgcctatttagtgtgtatattgctcgagagagagagagagtgcgcatttaggtagttgttaaacaacatcactcctaacatgTGTGAGAGAtcatacggagggtttaaaggtgggattagatataacgaaactttggtgcgatcgtagtgagcagtGAATTAGtaccagctagcgtagttcgggagaatacgtctagtaaattatggtagttgctcgagagagaattacgacacccgaagtactcacgatcggtagagaatactgattagtagggattttaacctattatttactctcttttacttgtgtttagggccaaaaatgcgtgaaggtattcccggaaactaatgtaatatgcttGTTTGCAGGGAttattcaaaatgagccaaaggagtca
This sequence is a window from Nicotiana tomentosiformis chromosome 5, ASM39032v3, whole genome shotgun sequence. Protein-coding genes within it:
- the LOC104114099 gene encoding probable glycosyltransferase At5g03795 isoform X1, with product MWAAKPPQPQASSYCSLQSSLLSLAILTLLSFTYLSLKSFHSPNSPPQTLSSSLLVQSSQVLKADEEVVPDVYNSPEVFRLNYEEMERKFKVYIYRDGDPKTFYQTPRKLTGKYSSEGYFFQNIRESKFVTDDPDQAHLFFIPISCHKMRGKGTSYENMTIIVQNYVDSLIAKYPYWNRTMGADHFFVTCHDVGVRATEGHPLLVKNAIRVVCSPSYDVGYIPHKDVALPQVLQPFALPAGGNDIENRTTLGFWAGHRNSKIRVILARQWENDTELDISNNRINRATGPLVYQKRFYRTKFCICPGGSQVNSARIADSIHYGCVPGPEAFPVEFTSYKT
- the LOC104114099 gene encoding probable glycosyltransferase At5g03795 isoform X2, producing MWAAKPPQPQASSYCSLQSSLLSLAILTLLSFTYLSLKSFHSPNSPPQTLSSSLLVQSSQVLKADEEVVPDVYNSPEVFRLNYEEMERKFKVYIYRDGDPKTFYQTPRKLTGKYSSEGYFFQNIRESKFVTDDPDQAHLFFIPISCHKMRGKGTSYENMTIIVQNYVDSLIAKYPYWNRTMGADHFFVTCHDVGVRATEGHPLLVKNAIRVVCSPSYDVGYIPHKDVALPQVLQPFALPAGGNDIENRTTLGFWAGHRNSKIRVILARQWENDTELDISNNRINRATGPLVYQKRFYRTKFCICPGGSQVNSARIADSIHYGCVPVILSDYYDLPFNDILDWNKFAVILREKDVYELKQILKNITQEEFVTLHNNLVKVQKHFQWNSPPIRHDAFHMVMYELWLRHHVIKY